From one Dermacentor variabilis isolate Ectoservices chromosome 3, ASM5094787v1, whole genome shotgun sequence genomic stretch:
- the LOC142574882 gene encoding uncharacterized protein LOC142574882 has protein sequence MAAPRTSYARSHFTTGDDLCILREVLGTNPFQDARLWPQVAKNLAEATGKTFSLRSIRNRCELLMAQFLHKDTANLKKSGTEEQYAEKEQLLTEILALAKEFGYVIRGTTLKKVVARMQPDVPPGTPTDRRAANFERLAAAQTRDTAAAAHCTQVAEEDGMEDFQPTEASQILNSIYSGNYVDVTPPSTPSVVIYTNPSSPQGDATSPLPQDSEPQPPAVSLPNGTESPGPQSNPDTRCLTQGGTRIAVPPLNAHPSNHMHARSSTQQRKRGHLYDVIQNNLMLQQTVIWSRVHN, from the exons ATGGCTGCTCCGAGGACGTCGTACGCGCGCTCGCACTTTACTACAGGCGATGACCTCTGCATATTGCGAGAAGTACTGGGAACCAATCCGTTTCAAGACGCCAGGTTGTGGCCGCAGGTTGCGAAAAATCTTGCAGAGGCCACAGGCAAGACGTTTTCGCTGCGGTCGATACGCAACCGCTGCGAGTTGCTCATGGCACAGTTCTTGCACAAAGATACTGCAAATCTGAAAAA GTCTGGAACCGAGGAGCAGTATGCCGAAAAAGAGCAGCTTCTGACAGAAATTTTAGCCCTTGCAAAGGAATTTGGATACGTTATTAGAGGAACCACCTTGAAAAAGGTAGTTGCTCGAATGCAGCCTGACGTACCACCTGGGACTCCAACTGACCGCAGAGCTGCAAATTTTGAGAGATTGGCTGCAGCCCAAACTAGGGATACGGCAGCAGCAGCTCATTGTACCCAAGTTGCAGAAGAGGACG GCATGGAAGATTTTCAGCCCACGGAGGCGTCACAAATTCTAAATAGCATATATAGTGGCAATTATGTAGATGTGACGCCTCCAAGTACTCCAAGTGTAGTAATATACACTAACCCAAGCAGCCCACAAGGAGACGCCACCTCTCCACTACCGCAAGACAGCGAGCCGCAACCTCCAGCTGTCAGCCTCCCAAATGGCACTGAGTCGCCTGGACCACAGTCCAATCCCGACACACGCTGTTTGACACAAGGAGGAACGAGGATTGCAGTTCCACCATTAAACGCCCACCCCAGCAATCATATGCACGCCAGGAGCAGCACCCAGCAAAGGAAAAGAG GTCACCTTTATGATGTTATTCAGAATAATTTGATGCTGCAGCAAACAGTCATTTGGTCACGTGTTCATAATTAG